Part of the Candidatus Zixiibacteriota bacterium genome, GGAGTAGGCACGACCAATTCACCGTAATACACCAATTGCAGTATGAACATCAGTTCTTTTGATCCCGGACCGATCAGAATATTGTCGCGATGAGCTTCAATACCGTCCTGCTGGCGATGAAATTCTGCAACAGCATCACGCAGGTGCGGCAAACCGGCCGCCGGTAAATAGTCTTTTTCACGGGCGTAAAGTTTTAATGCCTTGACCACACGGCGAGGTACCGGAAAGGGGGATTGCCCGAGTCCCAGGCGATAGACCATCTTACCATTCTGCCGGAGACTATGACAGCGGTCATTGATGGCTATAGTTGCCGACTGCCCCAACCCGCGCACATCCAGGTTGAGGCTGACGTGCTTGCGAATATTCACTCGTCCCTCCATACACAAATTTATGCTCAGAGCCATCTCTTGCGGCGAAACAGTATCAATAAACCTGCGCCCACAACAAAGACCAGAACCCAGAAAAACAAATAACCATACTTAAAGCCGAGTTCAGGCATGTTGAACGGACTGGCAGTATCGAAATTCATTCCGTAGACGCCTGCCAGAAAACTGAGCGGGATAAATATAGTCGCGATCACAGTCAGCACTTTCATGACCTGGTTCATTCTGTTAGATACGCTGGAAAGGTATATATCCAACACTCCCGCTACCATCTCCCGGTAGACGCTAATATTATCTATAACCTGCAGAACATGTTCATACAGGTCACGGAAATAGATCCGGTGATCGGCATCGATCAGGTCGATTTCCCCGCGCTCCAGTTCACCCGCGACCTCCCGCAACGGCCAGACCGCTTTGCGCAAAAAAAGAAGTTCGCTTTTGAGCTCATGAATCTTCACCAGGTCAGATTCAGTACTATTTTCCAGCAGGCTGTCCTCGAGATCCTCGGTTCTTTCAGCGACATTCTCGAGAATCGCATAATAATTATCAACTACGCAGTCTATTATAGCGTAGGCCAGGTAATCCGATTTCATAAAACGCACACGGGTTGCAAGTCTTCGTATCCTCTCCCTGACAGGATCCAGCACATCACCCGGCTTCTCCTGAAACGACAGCACATATCCCTCGCCAAACGCTATACTCACCTGTTCTGACTGTATCCCCTCAGCATTGGCAATCAACATCTTTAAAGACACGAATGCAGTTTTATCATGGTAATCGAATTTTGGCCGGAGACCGGTGTTGACAATATCTTCCTGGATCAGCGCATGAATTCCATAGTGATCACAGATCTTTTTGACCATTTCGACATCATGGACACCGCTGACGTTGATCCAGCTCAATTCGTCATTGTCGCGATACTCGAAACAGTCTTCTGCCCGGTTGAAGGATTTTTCTGAAATCTCACCAGGGGTATAGGAGATGACTTCAATGACCGGCGGTTCCTCACGCTCTTGACCCACATAGACCACCGCACCGGGCATCATTCCAATCTTCTGGGAAATCTTCTTAATATATCTGACCATGTTGGTTACCCGCTCAAAAACGCTGTTAACCAGTATATCGGTTAATCAGATTTTTCCTCTATCTCGCTCTGTTTGAGAAGATCGCCGATCCTCTCGCGTCGAGTCTTGAGACGGTCGCCCAGGATCTTGAGCCGTTCCTGCTCGAAATCATCCGAAGCCTTCTCGCGCCGTTTCTTTAGTGCTTCGATCTCATTTGCAAGGGCATGATATGTCTCTTTTAATTTCTCCAGTGACTCAGCCTGGTCGGCCTTATCGAACATAAGCTTTTCCGGCTCCAAAAGCTCCGAGACCGGTTTGTCGGTGACTTCCGCGATTTCTTCTGACGGTATAAACCGCTTCTCCCCCACAGCACGGGTATTCATAAATGTCGGAGAGACGATTTCGATATCGCCCTCGTGA contains:
- the corA gene encoding magnesium/cobalt transporter CorA, yielding MVRYIKKISQKIGMMPGAVVYVGQEREEPPVIEVISYTPGEISEKSFNRAEDCFEYRDNDELSWINVSGVHDVEMVKKICDHYGIHALIQEDIVNTGLRPKFDYHDKTAFVSLKMLIANAEGIQSEQVSIAFGEGYVLSFQEKPGDVLDPVRERIRRLATRVRFMKSDYLAYAIIDCVVDNYYAILENVAERTEDLEDSLLENSTESDLVKIHELKSELLFLRKAVWPLREVAGELERGEIDLIDADHRIYFRDLYEHVLQVIDNISVYREMVAGVLDIYLSSVSNRMNQVMKVLTVIATIFIPLSFLAGVYGMNFDTASPFNMPELGFKYGYLFFWVLVFVVGAGLLILFRRKRWL